The following coding sequences are from one Lycium ferocissimum isolate CSIRO_LF1 chromosome 3, AGI_CSIRO_Lferr_CH_V1, whole genome shotgun sequence window:
- the LOC132049872 gene encoding uncharacterized protein LOC132049872, whose product MTEERRVHPDCRNASNPYHECTEYCFKIIAEVKKQMSKAETGVLQANTVDVHPHSVASSNGGEDAPDERDGAERHNDEDDQADVEGNMVGDSANLTGRKKKLFELRLKMNEARKANQTAMVTEKKKTEAPAESRGMSKQKWIEERKKKIGKLLDANGLDMSKAYMLDTQESAEAKYKKWEKEPAPAGWDVFNQRTLYNAYKKRTKNVAVDVDDYNKMKEADPEFYREASSLQYGKAPKLSDDKIERMVKELKDRDEKRQSFSRRRKFHEEKDIDSINDRNEHFNKKIERAFGKYTLEIKNNLERGTALPD is encoded by the exons ATGACTGAAGAAAGAAGAGTTCACCCAGATTGTCGGAATGCATCCAACCCTTATCATGAATGCACCGAATATTGCTTTAAAATAATAGCGGAAGTAAAGAAGCAAATGAGCAAAGCTGAAACAG GTGTATTGCAAGCTAATACTGTTGATGTTCATCCCCACTCGGTTGCGAGTTCTAATGGGGGTGAAGATGCACCTGATGAAAGGGATGGTGCTGAAAGGCACAACGATGAAGATGATCAAGCTGATGTAGAGGGTAATATGGTAGGAGACTCCGCGAATCTCACAGGGAGGAAGAAAAAGTTATTTGAATTAAGATTAAAAATG AATGAGGCAAGAAAAGCTAATCAAACTGCAATGGTAacagagaagaaaaaaacagaAGCTCCAGCAGAGTCTAGGGGAATGTCCAAGCAAAAATGGATTGaggaaaggaagaagaaaattgGGAAGTTATTAGATGCCAATGGATTAGATATGAGTAAGGCATATATGCTAGATACACAAGAGTCTGCAGAGGCAAAGTATAAGAAGTGGGAGAAGGAGCCTGCTCCAGCTGGTTGGGATG TTTTTAATCAGAGAACACTATACAATGCATACAAGAAGCGGACAAAGAATGTTGCTGTTGATGTCGACGATTACAATAAAATGAAGGAAGCTGACCCAGAATTTTATCGAGAAGCTTCAAGTCTCCAGTATGGGAAG GCACCAAAATTATCAGACGACAAGATAGAGAGGATGGTGAAGGAGCTCAAGGACAGGGATGAGAAGCGCCAATCATTTAGTCGGAGGAGGAAGTTCCATGAAGAGAAAGACATTGACTCCATTAATGATCGTAACGAGCACTTCAATAAAAAGATCGAACGTGCCTTTGGAAAATACACCTTGGAGATCAAGAATAACCTTGAGAGAGGAACTGCTTTGCCTGATTGA